In a single window of the Flavobacterium sp. W4I14 genome:
- a CDS encoding hypothetical protein (product_source=Hypo-rule applied; cath_funfam=1.10.8.40; superfamily=48452) yields MSTLNINNKMLGLLSILILGSISGLKAQTKPVDTTSIYLDKLVASKEPADKTLLAAKLQKLGAADQEKDVDLAINYYYRLKNVKASDSLVQVELQKFPKGSRARAQEAGKIYDEKTAEGKENAYKVWIKKFPVSGSGEELIVYDYVVSAIASEFAREKNAAKAIEYINKLQVDFWKGNGFGGVAEAFYKTGDLKKCSCIL; encoded by the coding sequence ATGAGTACATTAAATATAAATAACAAAATGTTAGGATTGCTTTCTATCCTCATTTTAGGAAGTATAAGTGGTTTAAAAGCACAAACCAAACCAGTAGATACAACCAGTATTTATCTAGACAAATTGGTAGCTTCGAAGGAACCTGCTGATAAGACCTTATTGGCAGCCAAATTACAAAAACTGGGAGCTGCCGATCAGGAAAAAGATGTTGACCTGGCCATTAATTACTATTATCGGTTAAAAAACGTAAAAGCTTCCGATTCGCTTGTTCAGGTAGAATTACAGAAGTTCCCTAAAGGTTCGAGAGCGAGGGCGCAGGAAGCTGGCAAAATTTATGACGAGAAAACAGCAGAGGGTAAAGAAAATGCCTATAAAGTCTGGATTAAGAAATTTCCGGTTTCGGGTTCTGGAGAAGAATTGATTGTGTATGATTATGTGGTATCGGCTATTGCTTCCGAGTTTGCCAGAGAAAAAAATGCGGCTAAGGCTATTGAGTATATTAACAAGCTGCAGGTAGATTTTTGGAAAGGAAACGGGTTTGGTGGTGTTGCAGAGGCTTTTTATAAAACAGGCGATTTAAAAAAATGCAGCTGTATATTATAA
- a CDS encoding thiol-disulfide isomerase/thioredoxin (product_source=COG0526; cath_funfam=3.40.30.10; cleavage_site_network=SignalP-noTM; cog=COG0526; pfam=PF00578,PF14289; superfamily=52833; transmembrane_helix_parts=Inside_1_6,TMhelix_7_24,Outside_25_373) produces MKKAIKLIATATLVLLVASAFSIQKGYKLTGKIKGIDKGLIYLSHNIGDKEIKDSTVITNGSFAFSGTVPEVKMYALKLKGGKQQKNFLLENRNISIVGDKDSLFKAKVIGSPETDVYFGFYDGPWKSITAKAGDIYRRLDSANQKGKVTLSPAQRKPFDDEFKALDVLNQNAVKAYVTAHASSVAVAAIVEDRFISYPYPKQAAAMYALFTPAVKASFYGKAIKASLALTNKTAPGKLAPDFVMNDVDGKPLKLSALRGKYVLVDFWASWCGPCRKENPNVVAAYKKYHDKGFEILGVSLDSKKEAWLKAINDDGLTWKHVSELKGWSNSAAALYGVKSVPASFLLDKDGKVVAKDLRGEELNNTLSNLFKD; encoded by the coding sequence ATGAAAAAGGCAATAAAATTAATAGCAACAGCTACCTTGGTTCTCTTAGTAGCAAGTGCGTTTAGCATACAAAAAGGATATAAATTAACGGGTAAGATAAAAGGGATAGATAAGGGATTAATTTATCTTTCGCATAACATTGGCGATAAAGAAATTAAGGATTCTACTGTTATTACCAATGGCAGTTTCGCTTTTAGTGGTACCGTGCCCGAGGTTAAAATGTATGCCTTAAAGCTTAAGGGCGGTAAGCAACAAAAAAACTTTCTTTTAGAAAATAGAAACATCTCAATCGTTGGCGATAAGGATTCGTTATTTAAGGCCAAAGTGATCGGTTCGCCAGAAACCGATGTTTATTTTGGTTTTTATGATGGCCCTTGGAAATCGATAACAGCAAAAGCTGGTGATATTTACCGCCGTTTAGATAGTGCAAATCAAAAAGGTAAAGTAACCTTAAGCCCGGCGCAGCGTAAACCCTTCGATGATGAATTTAAAGCACTTGATGTACTTAATCAAAATGCAGTGAAAGCTTATGTAACAGCACACGCCTCTTCGGTAGCAGTTGCCGCAATTGTAGAAGACCGCTTTATTAGTTATCCATATCCGAAACAAGCAGCAGCCATGTATGCATTATTTACCCCAGCGGTTAAAGCTTCATTTTATGGAAAAGCTATTAAAGCCAGTTTAGCATTAACCAATAAAACTGCTCCGGGAAAACTGGCTCCGGATTTTGTAATGAATGATGTAGATGGAAAACCACTTAAACTTTCTGCACTTCGTGGAAAATATGTTTTAGTAGATTTTTGGGCAAGCTGGTGCGGTCCCTGCCGTAAAGAAAATCCGAATGTAGTTGCTGCCTACAAAAAATACCATGATAAAGGTTTCGAAATTTTAGGCGTATCGTTAGACAGCAAAAAAGAAGCCTGGCTAAAAGCAATTAACGATGATGGTTTAACCTGGAAACATGTTTCTGAGCTTAAAGGCTGGTCGAATTCTGCTGCAGCATTATATGGTGTAAAATCGGTTCCCGCGAGTTTTTTATTGGATAAGGATGGAAAAGTGGTTGCAAAAGATCTGCGTGGAGAAGAATTGAATAACACATTATCAAACCTATTTAAAGATTAA
- a CDS encoding hypothetical protein (product_source=Hypo-rule applied; ko=KO:K21572; pfam=PF07980,PF14322; superfamily=48452), with product MKNIYRSFFYKTIILTTVLTVTSCKKFVELGAPPTQILFEDAFKTDAAAQSVVMGLYSFSSQATNGLITSLTFYSGVSSDDLQYNASNVLIQEFANNAITNTNGTANTIWGTTYQLVKNANNAISGLSASTTLTPSIKNQLLGEAKFMRAFSYFHLVNLYGDVPLPLKDDYSAFENAALPRTSTTGVYTQIIKDLTEAQNLLPTAYAGTFRGRVNKYAATALLARVYLYQKDYANAEAQATQVIGSAVYTLPAPEAAFVNTSNEIIWQIGNISGLSVPGAAYVTLPSVIPTYTLADVTYQNFENTTDLRRTNWTVTKTIGGKTYYGISKYKIGSGTGNEYNVALRFAEQYLIRAEARAQQNNLSGAKTDIDMVRTRAGLGGVSATLDQGQMLAAIEQERKVEFFGEWGHRWLDLKRTGRANVVISALKPTWKSTSVLLPIPQAQILANPSLTQNPGYQN from the coding sequence ATGAAAAATATATATAGAAGTTTCTTTTATAAAACAATTATCCTTACAACAGTCTTAACTGTTACTTCTTGCAAAAAATTTGTAGAATTGGGGGCGCCCCCCACCCAGATTTTGTTCGAAGATGCCTTTAAAACAGATGCCGCTGCGCAGAGTGTTGTGATGGGCTTGTATTCATTTTCATCGCAGGCTACCAATGGGTTAATTACATCGCTTACTTTTTATTCTGGAGTTTCTAGTGATGATCTGCAATACAATGCTAGTAATGTATTGATCCAGGAATTTGCGAATAATGCCATAACCAATACTAATGGCACAGCTAATACCATATGGGGAACAACTTACCAATTGGTTAAAAATGCTAATAACGCTATTAGTGGTCTCAGCGCTTCCACAACTTTGACCCCTTCTATAAAAAATCAGCTTTTGGGTGAAGCTAAATTTATGCGGGCGTTTTCGTACTTCCATCTCGTAAATCTTTATGGAGACGTACCGTTGCCGCTAAAAGACGATTATTCAGCTTTCGAAAATGCAGCTTTGCCGCGTACATCAACAACAGGAGTTTATACACAGATTATAAAGGACTTAACTGAAGCGCAAAATCTATTACCTACAGCTTATGCGGGCACATTTAGGGGCAGGGTAAACAAATATGCAGCAACAGCACTTTTAGCTCGTGTTTACCTCTACCAAAAAGATTATGCAAATGCAGAAGCACAGGCTACACAGGTTATAGGTTCAGCAGTTTATACACTTCCGGCACCAGAGGCGGCTTTTGTTAATACCAGTAATGAAATTATCTGGCAGATCGGTAATATTTCCGGGCTTTCTGTGCCTGGCGCTGCATATGTAACCTTACCTTCTGTGATTCCAACTTATACTCTTGCAGATGTAACGTATCAAAACTTTGAAAATACAACTGATTTACGCCGTACCAATTGGACAGTTACCAAAACAATTGGCGGAAAAACCTACTATGGTATAAGCAAATATAAAATAGGCTCTGGAACTGGCAATGAATATAATGTTGCGCTTAGGTTTGCTGAACAATACCTGATCCGTGCTGAGGCCCGTGCGCAACAAAACAACCTTTCTGGTGCAAAAACAGATATCGATATGGTTAGAACCAGGGCTGGTTTAGGTGGTGTGAGTGCTACTTTAGATCAAGGACAGATGTTAGCTGCTATTGAACAGGAACGAAAAGTAGAATTTTTTGGCGAATGGGGCCACCGCTGGTTAGATTTAAAAAGAACTGGTCGCGCAAATGTCGTAATTAGCGCATTAAAACCAACCTGGAAATCAACTTCCGTTTTATTACCAATTCCGCAAGCACAGATTCTTGCTAATCCATCTCTAACACAAAATCCAGGTTATCAAAATTAA
- a CDS encoding TonB-linked SusC/RagA family outer membrane protein (product_source=TIGR04056; cath_funfam=2.170.130.10,2.60.40.1120; cog=COG1629; pfam=PF00593,PF07715,PF13715; superfamily=49464,56935; tigrfam=TIGR04056; transmembrane_helix_parts=Inside_1_32,TMhelix_33_50,Outside_51_1127), with protein sequence MKFSAQSAEGGNPCKKFFASKKSRYLIRQIMRLSFVLAIITFATSSLIFASNTKGQSISNTEVVLGLNHESVFSAIEKIQKQTPFIFIYRNTDLKELKEINIPVQKRTVQELLDMLFNSKRFKITQLNNRILISSIKPEVKEAPVDIRISGIVVDEDGVPIPGVSILLKQNNKVSTATDRNGQFGINLPDEGTKVLLFTCIGYQNTEQVIGSENSYKIVMKPSVGSLNEVQIIGYGTTTRKTSTGSIASITAKEIEKQPVGNPLAALSGRMSGVLIAQNNGVPGGAIQVQIRGQNSLSSGGIPLYVIDGVPFTNFNGGQPPTDNLNASGISGASGGISPFSMINPSDIERIDILKDADATSIYGSRGANGVVLITTKKGKSGKVKIGLNLNTGFTEVNRFIPMLDLEQYLALRTEAFKNDGVTPNSNNAPDLTVWDRNSSTDFQKMFIGNRGHINEIQASMSGGNEQTRFFFNSAYRRESTVFLGDNNDKRFSSRLNLDHSSLNKKFTASFSVSYANDNTNIPTEDISSVYNLPPNLPLYDAAGKLFWSTNYTNPLATLLKRYNGVTNNLIANANLKYTILQGLTAKANFGYTNTRLDQTATNPASAQNPANNPSSSADFTNLNAQNWIVEPTLDYVKNIGGGILTALIGTSFQQNTSNGLYLAGTNYSNEALLGTLSAAGTTTVRYNNIVKYKYDAVFAKLNYNWQEKYLFNATFRRDGSSRFGTINRFGNFGAIGAGWVFSNEGFIKDKLPFLSFGKIRGSYGTTGNDQIPNYIYLPLYSSSTAYLGNAATNVNTLPNESIQWEATKKMEFAIDLGFLKDRISFTANYYRNRSSDQITSNALASQSGYNSYMLNLPATIQNKGLELELNSINVMTKDFSWKTSANFTFTSNKVTAFPGLEKSFYSSSYIVEQPINVIRLYHFLGVNPANGAAVYEDKDGDGSITTKDLYIADLGTPFFGGFNNTFTYKNFELGIFFQLNHRFGVTQIVNNRPGALGNQNDYWLGRWTPTNTNANLPGASATAGSVIAASYNNFTSSDAVYGDASYLKLRSVNLLYSLPTEWLKQIKMSSCNIFIQGQNLYTWAKNKYILDTETTIQGGPPGLGTGTLSQVLPPLRTIVFGVNCSF encoded by the coding sequence ATGAAATTTTCTGCACAATCAGCAGAGGGAGGGAATCCCTGTAAGAAATTTTTCGCTTCCAAAAAATCACGATATCTAATTCGTCAGATTATGCGTTTAAGCTTTGTATTAGCTATAATAACTTTTGCCACCTCTTCATTAATCTTTGCTTCTAATACCAAAGGTCAATCGATCTCCAATACAGAAGTAGTGCTTGGATTAAATCATGAGAGTGTATTCTCTGCTATTGAAAAAATTCAAAAGCAAACACCTTTTATTTTTATTTACAGGAATACCGATCTTAAAGAACTAAAGGAAATAAATATCCCGGTACAAAAACGTACGGTTCAGGAGCTGCTTGATATGCTGTTTAACTCTAAACGTTTTAAAATAACGCAGTTAAATAACAGGATTTTAATTTCTTCGATAAAACCAGAAGTTAAAGAGGCGCCTGTTGATATCAGGATTTCTGGTATTGTGGTAGATGAAGATGGAGTTCCTATCCCAGGGGTTTCGATCCTGTTGAAACAAAACAATAAGGTAAGTACAGCGACTGATAGAAACGGCCAGTTTGGAATTAACCTTCCGGATGAGGGAACGAAAGTGCTGCTTTTTACGTGTATCGGTTATCAGAATACAGAGCAGGTTATTGGCTCAGAAAATTCGTATAAGATTGTAATGAAACCTTCAGTTGGTAGCCTGAACGAGGTACAGATTATTGGTTATGGTACTACAACGAGAAAAACGAGTACAGGCTCTATTGCATCTATTACAGCGAAAGAAATCGAAAAACAGCCAGTTGGTAACCCCCTAGCGGCATTGTCAGGTAGGATGTCGGGCGTGTTGATTGCCCAGAACAATGGTGTTCCAGGTGGAGCAATCCAGGTGCAGATCAGAGGCCAGAATTCGCTTAGCTCGGGAGGGATTCCCTTGTATGTAATTGATGGGGTTCCGTTTACAAATTTCAACGGAGGTCAGCCTCCAACAGATAATTTAAATGCTTCTGGAATTTCGGGTGCAAGTGGAGGAATTAGTCCATTCAGTATGATCAACCCATCTGATATTGAACGTATCGATATTTTGAAAGATGCTGATGCCACTTCAATTTATGGATCGAGGGGTGCAAATGGCGTAGTTTTAATTACCACTAAAAAAGGAAAATCGGGAAAAGTAAAAATTGGCCTCAACCTTAACACTGGCTTTACAGAAGTGAACCGTTTTATCCCAATGTTAGATCTGGAACAATACCTGGCACTGCGAACAGAAGCGTTTAAAAATGATGGTGTAACGCCGAATAGCAATAATGCCCCCGATTTGACGGTATGGGACAGAAACAGCTCAACCGATTTCCAGAAAATGTTTATTGGGAACAGGGGCCACATAAATGAAATTCAGGCATCAATGTCTGGTGGTAATGAGCAGACCCGCTTTTTCTTCAATTCTGCATACCGCAGAGAAAGTACTGTCTTTTTAGGCGATAATAATGACAAAAGATTCTCTTCGAGATTGAATTTAGACCATAGCTCGCTAAATAAGAAATTCACTGCTTCTTTTTCTGTTAGTTATGCTAATGATAATACCAATATACCAACCGAAGATATCTCATCAGTGTACAATTTGCCGCCAAATTTGCCACTTTACGATGCTGCAGGTAAATTGTTTTGGTCTACAAATTATACTAACCCGCTGGCAACTTTACTAAAGCGATACAATGGGGTAACCAATAACTTAATTGCTAATGCCAATTTGAAGTACACCATTTTACAAGGCTTAACGGCAAAAGCAAATTTTGGTTATACCAATACCAGGTTGGATCAGACAGCTACAAATCCGGCATCAGCTCAGAATCCTGCGAACAATCCTTCAAGTTCGGCTGATTTCACTAATCTGAATGCCCAAAACTGGATTGTTGAGCCAACTTTAGACTATGTTAAAAATATTGGCGGAGGAATATTAACTGCGCTTATTGGAACAAGTTTTCAGCAAAATACATCCAATGGCCTTTATCTTGCTGGAACGAATTATAGCAATGAAGCGCTCTTGGGCACATTGAGTGCTGCCGGTACTACTACGGTAAGGTATAACAATATTGTAAAGTATAAATATGATGCAGTTTTTGCCAAATTAAACTACAACTGGCAGGAGAAATATCTTTTTAATGCTACTTTCAGAAGAGATGGTTCATCAAGGTTTGGAACGATAAACCGCTTCGGTAATTTTGGTGCTATTGGTGCAGGCTGGGTATTCTCAAATGAAGGATTTATAAAAGATAAACTTCCTTTCCTGAGTTTTGGTAAAATTAGAGGAAGTTACGGCACAACAGGAAATGATCAGATTCCTAATTATATCTATTTACCGTTGTATTCATCATCTACTGCGTATTTGGGCAATGCCGCCACAAATGTTAACACATTACCTAACGAATCAATTCAATGGGAAGCCACCAAAAAAATGGAGTTTGCTATAGATCTAGGTTTTTTAAAGGACCGGATCTCTTTTACTGCCAACTATTACAGAAACAGGTCTTCAGATCAAATCACTTCGAATGCGCTAGCCAGCCAAAGCGGATATAACAGTTATATGTTAAACTTACCAGCTACAATACAGAATAAAGGGCTGGAACTTGAACTGAATTCCATCAATGTGATGACAAAAGATTTTTCGTGGAAAACTTCTGCGAACTTCACTTTTACCAGTAATAAAGTTACAGCTTTCCCAGGTCTGGAGAAATCTTTTTATTCATCATCTTATATTGTAGAGCAACCAATCAATGTCATTCGTCTGTATCACTTTCTAGGCGTTAACCCTGCCAACGGAGCAGCGGTTTATGAGGATAAAGATGGTGATGGTAGTATTACCACCAAGGACCTTTATATTGCAGATTTAGGAACACCATTTTTTGGAGGTTTCAACAATACTTTCACTTATAAGAATTTTGAACTTGGCATATTTTTTCAACTTAACCATCGCTTTGGCGTTACGCAGATTGTAAATAACAGGCCTGGGGCACTTGGTAACCAAAACGACTATTGGTTGGGAAGATGGACACCGACAAACACAAATGCTAACTTACCGGGAGCATCGGCAACAGCAGGATCAGTAATTGCCGCTTCCTATAACAATTTCACATCTTCTGATGCAGTATATGGGGACGCCTCATATTTAAAACTAAGGTCTGTAAACCTATTGTATTCTTTGCCTACAGAATGGTTAAAGCAGATTAAAATGTCTAGCTGTAACATCTTTATTCAAGGCCAGAATTTATATACATGGGCAAAGAACAAATACATCTTAGATACCGAGACAACGATTCAAGGTGGGCCTCCGGGTTTGGGCACTGGTACACTTAGTCAGGTATTACCTCCATTAAGAACAATTGTATTTGGTGTTAACTGTTCATTTTAA
- a CDS encoding transmembrane sensor (product_source=KO:K07165; cath_funfam=2.60.40.1180,3.40.50.1370; cog=COG3712; ko=KO:K07165; pfam=PF04773,PF16344; superfamily=51182; transmembrane_helix_parts=Inside_1_78,TMhelix_79_101,Outside_102_330) produces the protein MKNEEISELLEKYAQNTISEEEKSVLFNHLNASSNVEFEKRLMEKDWDLFQSEDTIAESKANKIFNEIVLAEEKKSFKLNFAWIGWAAVLLIAGFSTFYFLKPATQKITVKTNTTVVNVVAKTEHKKIVLPDGSTVILNNGAVLLYPQHFDGNTREVTLKGEGYFDIVHDSAKPFIVYAGKVKTTVLGTAFNIKAIDGQKVVVTVTRGKVSVQDHQKLLGVLTPNQQLTFDEKRKMPSLTKVISQEVVDWQAKDIFFEDITMKDAIEVLAKRFGTKITFVDDSGKNCRFTTTFQKGESLDEILQVITSFNNAAYVTKANEILISGKDCNN, from the coding sequence ATGAAAAATGAAGAAATAAGTGAACTTCTGGAGAAGTATGCTCAAAATACGATCTCCGAAGAAGAAAAGAGCGTTTTATTTAATCATCTTAACGCCTCAAGCAATGTTGAATTTGAAAAACGCTTAATGGAAAAGGATTGGGATTTATTTCAATCTGAAGACACTATAGCAGAAAGTAAGGCCAATAAAATTTTTAATGAAATTGTTCTCGCGGAAGAAAAGAAGTCTTTTAAATTAAATTTTGCCTGGATAGGTTGGGCTGCTGTACTATTGATTGCAGGTTTTTCTACTTTTTATTTTTTAAAACCTGCAACACAAAAAATAACCGTTAAAACCAATACCACAGTTGTTAATGTGGTAGCAAAAACTGAGCATAAAAAAATAGTATTACCAGATGGGAGTACAGTAATCTTAAACAATGGTGCGGTTTTGCTATATCCCCAACATTTTGATGGCAATACCAGAGAAGTTACACTTAAAGGGGAAGGATATTTTGATATTGTTCATGATTCGGCCAAGCCCTTTATCGTTTATGCGGGAAAAGTTAAAACAACTGTATTGGGTACCGCTTTCAATATTAAAGCCATTGACGGACAGAAGGTTGTAGTAACGGTAACGCGTGGGAAAGTAAGTGTGCAAGATCATCAAAAGCTTTTAGGGGTACTTACACCTAATCAACAGCTAACCTTTGATGAGAAAAGAAAAATGCCAAGCCTGACCAAAGTGATATCGCAGGAAGTTGTAGACTGGCAGGCAAAAGATATTTTCTTTGAAGATATTACCATGAAAGATGCCATTGAAGTATTGGCTAAACGTTTTGGAACCAAAATTACTTTTGTGGATGATAGCGGTAAAAACTGCCGCTTTACCACAACTTTTCAGAAAGGAGAAAGTTTAGATGAGATTTTGCAGGTAATAACTTCCTTTAATAATGCAGCATACGTAACCAAAGCCAACGAGATTTTAATTTCGGGCAAGGATTGCAATAATTAA
- a CDS encoding RNA polymerase sigma-70 factor (family 1) (product_source=TIGR02985; cath_funfam=1.10.10.10,1.10.1740.10; cog=COG1595; pfam=PF04542,PF08281; superfamily=88659,88946; tigrfam=TIGR02985) codes for MQNKELGEERDLILKIAVGDQQAFRLIFDAYKNKVFSYANRYLKSKEKAEEVVQETFLKIWLKRGNLNAIENFGGYIRRIAVNLTLDLLRAIAAENKTSDLQKVEWSEQDTGTEDAIMRKDAQSYVDQLLAKLPKQQGLVYRMCHIEGMKQKEVAEILHIAPATVKVHLREALKSLRTMVGENNTIPLISFVFLGLLK; via the coding sequence ATGCAAAATAAGGAATTGGGAGAGGAGCGGGATTTGATTCTCAAAATTGCTGTTGGTGATCAACAGGCCTTTCGCTTGATCTTTGATGCTTATAAAAATAAGGTTTTTTCTTACGCCAACCGCTACCTGAAATCTAAAGAAAAAGCTGAAGAGGTCGTTCAGGAAACCTTCCTTAAAATTTGGTTAAAAAGGGGAAATCTGAATGCCATTGAAAACTTTGGTGGATACATTCGAAGAATTGCCGTTAACCTTACTTTAGACTTGCTTAGGGCTATTGCCGCTGAAAACAAAACATCAGACTTACAGAAAGTTGAGTGGAGCGAGCAGGACACCGGGACTGAAGATGCCATTATGCGAAAAGATGCGCAAAGCTACGTTGATCAATTACTTGCCAAATTACCCAAACAGCAAGGACTGGTTTACCGCATGTGCCATATTGAGGGGATGAAACAAAAAGAAGTTGCAGAAATACTCCATATTGCGCCCGCTACTGTTAAGGTTCACTTAAGAGAAGCACTAAAATCATTACGTACCATGGTTGGTGAAAATAATACCATACCCCTTATATCTTTCGTTTTCCTTGGATTGCTGAAATAA
- a CDS encoding AraC family transcriptional activator of pobA (product_source=KO:K18954; cath_funfam=1.10.10.60; cog=COG2207; ko=KO:K18954; pfam=PF12833; smart=SM00342; superfamily=46689,51215) — MKAILELKLEKELKDSFSITYFKDSFNMEQSGRCAYRLTYNRILLITNGSGAINIDDQVFQIIDHEIFLIAKGQIINFNEDAKFSGFELSFGDCFWERSPASANNCKAVLFNNAANNQQLSLARKDHSQLSSLFESLHTEFSSPDYVNKLDAMAAYLKIIMIKIANVNAALTSGIDGYENKLYRNFIELISQHYQSSHEVRDYADLMGISSRKLTELSKKCSGRGAKDLINGQLIAEAKRGLQFSSKPVKEIAYQLNFSSPDQFSHFFKKNTAISPQNYRMLFVNIGI; from the coding sequence ATGAAAGCTATTCTGGAGCTAAAACTGGAAAAGGAGTTGAAAGATTCCTTTTCGATTACCTATTTTAAGGATAGTTTTAACATGGAGCAATCCGGCCGATGTGCATACCGATTAACCTACAACCGGATTTTATTGATCACGAACGGATCAGGAGCAATCAATATTGATGATCAGGTTTTTCAAATCATTGATCACGAAATCTTTTTGATAGCAAAAGGACAGATCATCAATTTTAATGAGGATGCCAAATTTTCGGGTTTTGAACTGAGTTTTGGAGATTGCTTTTGGGAACGAAGCCCAGCAAGCGCTAACAACTGCAAAGCGGTACTATTCAACAATGCGGCAAATAATCAGCAGTTATCTTTAGCACGAAAAGATCATAGTCAATTAAGCTCACTTTTTGAAAGTTTACATACCGAATTTAGCTCACCAGATTATGTCAATAAACTAGATGCCATGGCGGCTTATCTAAAAATCATCATGATTAAAATTGCGAACGTAAATGCAGCCTTAACATCGGGAATTGATGGTTACGAAAATAAACTTTATAGAAATTTTATAGAATTGATCAGCCAGCATTACCAAAGCTCGCATGAGGTTAGAGATTATGCCGACCTGATGGGTATATCTTCAAGAAAATTAACCGAGCTTTCTAAAAAATGCAGTGGTAGGGGCGCTAAGGATTTAATAAACGGGCAACTTATTGCCGAAGCCAAGCGCGGTTTACAATTTTCATCGAAACCTGTTAAAGAAATTGCCTATCAACTTAATTTTAGTTCACCAGATCAGTTCAGTCATTTTTTTAAAAAGAATACGGCTATTTCTCCTCAAAATTATAGAATGCTTTTTGTTAACATTGGTATTTAA
- a CDS encoding hypothetical protein (product_source=Hypo-rule applied; cath_funfam=1.10.3210.10; pfam=PF01966; smart=SM00471; superfamily=109604), with product MSVSMPKSVAGISIPDSSIAKQATELLLQHGTEFIYNHSLRVFLFSSLNGKRNSLKYDPELLYVSSVFHDLGLTKQYSSADLRFEVDGANAARDFLKSHGLQKESLQLVWDTIALHTTIGIAEHKENEVALMYSGVGLDVMGEGYENLAEADRLAIVKAFPRNDFKKKIIPTFFGGFEHKTETTFGNIKADVCAYMIPNFHRKNFCDCILHSPWNE from the coding sequence ATGTCAGTTAGTATGCCAAAATCAGTTGCGGGAATCTCCATTCCCGATAGTTCGATCGCCAAGCAGGCAACAGAACTTTTATTGCAACACGGAACAGAATTTATTTACAACCATTCTCTGCGTGTTTTTCTTTTCTCTTCATTAAATGGAAAAAGAAATAGCCTTAAATATGATCCGGAATTGCTATATGTAAGTTCAGTATTTCATGATCTGGGTCTTACCAAACAATATAGTAGTGCCGATCTCCGTTTCGAGGTTGATGGTGCAAATGCTGCCAGAGATTTCTTAAAAAGCCATGGACTGCAAAAAGAATCGCTGCAATTGGTATGGGATACAATCGCTTTGCATACTACCATTGGTATTGCCGAGCATAAGGAAAATGAAGTGGCATTAATGTATAGCGGTGTAGGGCTTGATGTAATGGGCGAAGGTTATGAAAACCTTGCAGAAGCGGATCGTTTAGCCATTGTAAAAGCTTTTCCGCGCAATGATTTTAAGAAAAAGATTATTCCGACATTTTTTGGTGGCTTTGAGCACAAAACGGAAACCACTTTTGGGAACATCAAAGCAGATGTATGTGCCTATATGATTCCTAATTTTCACCGTAAAAACTTTTGTGATTGCATCTTACATTCTCCGTGGAATGAATAA